From the Serratia nematodiphila DZ0503SBS1 genome, one window contains:
- a CDS encoding leucine-rich repeat domain-containing protein gives MLHQRNPASTGDALDLDGRGLTQLDESQLTGHALRKISLYDNQLTAFPASILQHRNLQVLNISCNQLDRLPPEIGQLQQLEMFDFGHNRASELPEELGQLHRLKYLYLSDNGFSDLPHSLAQLQQLVYLNATDNRLAVLPLAIPRLAALQELRLYNNRIGSLPGEIGQLRALRELHIMKNALTALPAEMAQLGGLEILDAASNAIAELPEAFCRLPRLSELNLRFNQLTRLPENIGELTALRSLDLRANRLSDLPESLGELSRLRKLDLRWNDFTHTPKIVDILRARGCRVHI, from the coding sequence ATGCTCCACCAACGCAATCCAGCCTCGACCGGTGATGCACTCGATCTCGATGGGCGCGGTCTGACGCAGCTCGACGAATCGCAGCTAACCGGCCATGCGCTGCGCAAAATCAGCCTGTACGACAATCAGCTGACGGCCTTCCCCGCCTCCATCTTGCAACACCGCAACCTGCAGGTGCTGAACATCTCCTGCAATCAGCTCGACCGCCTGCCGCCGGAGATTGGCCAGTTGCAACAGCTTGAGATGTTCGACTTCGGCCACAATCGCGCCAGCGAGCTCCCCGAAGAGCTGGGCCAACTGCATCGGTTGAAATACCTCTACCTGAGCGATAACGGCTTTAGCGATCTGCCGCACTCGCTGGCGCAGCTACAGCAACTGGTTTACCTCAATGCGACCGACAACCGCCTGGCCGTTTTGCCCCTGGCGATACCGAGGCTTGCGGCATTGCAGGAGCTGCGTTTATACAACAACCGCATCGGCAGCCTGCCCGGCGAAATCGGGCAATTGCGCGCGCTGCGCGAACTGCATATCATGAAAAATGCCCTGACCGCGCTGCCGGCGGAAATGGCACAGCTCGGTGGGCTGGAGATACTCGACGCGGCCAGCAACGCCATCGCCGAACTGCCGGAAGCCTTCTGCCGGCTGCCGCGGTTGAGCGAGTTGAACCTGCGTTTCAACCAGCTGACGCGCCTGCCGGAAAATATCGGTGAGCTGACGGCGCTGAGAAGCCTGGATCTGCGCGCCAACCGCCTGAGCGATCTGCCGGAAAGCCTCGGCGAACTGAGTCGACTGCGCAAGCTTGATCTGCGCTGGAATGATTTCACCCACACGCCTAAAATCGTCGACATCCTGCGGGCTCGCGGCTGTAGGGTACACATCTGA
- the znuC gene encoding zinc ABC transporter ATP-binding protein ZnuC, whose translation MSTLITLKNISVAFGSRKVLSNISLSLQPGRILTLLGPNGAGKSTLVRVVLGLVKPTAGTLEREPDLRIGYVPQKLHLDATLPLTVSRFMRLKPGVKKADILPALKRVHAAHLLDQPMQKLSGGENQRVLLARALLNKPQLLVLDEPTQGVDVNGQLALYDLIDQLRKELGCAVLMVSHDLHLVMAKTDEVLCLNQHICCSGAPEVVSMHPEFIAMFGNRGAEQLAVYRHHHNHRHDLQGRIVLKKTGSREA comes from the coding sequence ATGTCTACACTGATAACGCTAAAAAATATCTCCGTCGCCTTCGGCAGCCGCAAGGTGCTGTCGAACATTTCCCTCAGCCTGCAGCCCGGCCGTATTCTCACGCTGCTTGGCCCGAACGGCGCGGGCAAATCCACACTGGTACGCGTGGTGCTGGGATTGGTCAAACCAACCGCCGGCACGCTGGAGCGGGAGCCCGACCTGCGCATCGGCTACGTGCCGCAAAAACTCCACCTCGACGCCACCCTGCCGCTGACCGTCAGCCGCTTTATGCGTCTTAAACCCGGCGTAAAGAAAGCCGACATTCTGCCGGCGCTCAAGCGCGTGCACGCCGCCCACCTGCTCGACCAGCCGATGCAAAAGCTCTCCGGCGGCGAGAACCAACGCGTACTGCTGGCGCGAGCGCTGCTGAATAAACCGCAGCTGCTGGTGCTGGACGAACCCACGCAAGGGGTGGACGTCAACGGCCAACTGGCGCTGTACGATCTGATCGATCAGCTGCGCAAGGAGCTGGGCTGCGCCGTACTGATGGTCTCGCACGATCTGCATCTGGTGATGGCGAAAACCGACGAGGTGTTGTGCCTCAATCAGCACATCTGCTGCTCCGGCGCGCCGGAGGTGGTCTCGATGCATCCCGAATTCATCGCCATGTTCGGCAACCGCGGCGCAGAGCAGCTGGCGGTGTATCGCCACCATCACAACCACCGCCACGACCTGCAAGGAAGAATTGTCTTGAAGAAAACCGGGAGCCGCGAAGCATGA
- a CDS encoding bifunctional 4-hydroxy-2-oxoglutarate aldolase/2-dehydro-3-deoxy-phosphogluconate aldolase — MKNWKTSAEQILTAGPVVPVIVINKLEQAVPLAKALVAGGVRVLEVTLRTACGLESIRAIAEEVPEAIIGAGTVINPQQLRQVTEAGAQFAISPGLTEALLQAATAGPIPLIPGISTVSELMQGMDHGLREFKFFPAEANGGVKALQAIGGPFPQVRFCPTGGITPNNYRDYLALKSVLCIGGSWLVPADALEKGDYARITELARSAVSGAAL; from the coding sequence ATGAAAAACTGGAAAACCAGCGCCGAGCAGATCCTGACGGCGGGGCCGGTGGTGCCTGTTATCGTGATCAACAAGCTGGAGCAGGCGGTGCCGCTGGCGAAAGCGCTGGTTGCCGGCGGCGTGCGGGTATTGGAGGTGACGCTGCGCACCGCCTGCGGGCTGGAGTCTATCCGCGCTATCGCCGAAGAGGTGCCGGAGGCGATCATCGGCGCCGGTACGGTGATCAACCCGCAGCAGCTGCGGCAGGTGACCGAAGCCGGGGCGCAGTTCGCCATCAGCCCAGGGCTGACCGAGGCCTTGCTGCAGGCGGCGACGGCGGGACCCATCCCGCTGATCCCGGGCATCAGCACCGTGTCTGAACTGATGCAGGGCATGGATCACGGCCTGCGCGAATTTAAATTCTTCCCGGCGGAAGCCAACGGCGGCGTGAAGGCGCTGCAGGCGATCGGCGGCCCGTTCCCGCAGGTGCGTTTTTGCCCGACCGGCGGCATTACGCCAAACAATTACCGCGATTATCTGGCGCTGAAAAGCGTGCTTTGCATCGGCGGTTCCTGGCTGGTGCCGGCGGACGCGCTCGAAAAAGGCGACTATGCGCGCATCACTGAACTGGCGCGCAGCGCCGTCAGCGGCGCCGCGTTGTAA
- the zwf gene encoding glucose-6-phosphate dehydrogenase, translating to MAVTSTAQACDLVIFGAKGDLARRKLLPSLYQLEKAGHIHPDTRIIGVGRAEWDKQAYTEVVKEALGTFMKEKLDDELWATLSARLDFCNLDVNDSKNFTKLGKMLVQKHRTTINYFAMPPSTFGAICKGLGEAKLNHEPARVVMEKPLGTDLASSRVINDQVAEYFNESQVYRIDHYLGKETVLNLLALRFANSLFASNWDNRTIDSVQITVAEEVGIEGRWGYFDQAGQMRDMIQNHLLQILTMIAMSPPADLTTDRIRDEKVKVLRSLRRIDQTNVRETTVRGQYTAGFVQGKKVPGYLEEEGANKSSSTETFVSIRVDIDNWQWAGVPFYLRTGKRLPTKCSEVVVYFKNPPLNLFSDSYQQLPQNKLTIRLQPDEGIEIQVLNKVPGLDHKHRLQTTKLDLSFSETFNQEHVADAYERLLLETMRGIQALFVRRDEVEEAWKWVDSIMDAWKADNEAPKPYQAGTWGPVASVAMITRDGRSWNEFE from the coding sequence ATGGCGGTAACCTCTACAGCCCAGGCGTGTGACCTGGTTATTTTCGGCGCGAAAGGTGATTTGGCGCGCCGTAAGCTGCTGCCTTCCCTGTACCAGTTAGAGAAAGCCGGACACATCCACCCGGATACGCGGATCATCGGCGTCGGCCGCGCGGAGTGGGATAAACAAGCCTATACCGAAGTGGTCAAGGAAGCGCTTGGCACCTTCATGAAGGAAAAACTGGATGACGAACTCTGGGCCACGCTGAGCGCGCGCCTGGACTTCTGCAACCTGGACGTCAACGACAGCAAGAACTTTACCAAATTGGGTAAAATGCTGGTTCAGAAGCACCGCACCACCATCAACTACTTTGCCATGCCGCCAAGCACCTTTGGCGCCATCTGCAAAGGGCTGGGCGAAGCCAAGCTGAACCATGAGCCGGCGCGCGTGGTGATGGAGAAACCGCTGGGCACCGATTTGGCGTCCTCACGCGTGATCAACGATCAGGTGGCGGAGTACTTCAACGAATCCCAGGTTTACCGTATCGACCACTATCTCGGCAAAGAGACGGTGCTGAACCTGTTGGCGCTGCGTTTCGCCAACTCGCTGTTCGCCTCCAACTGGGATAACCGCACCATCGATTCGGTGCAGATCACCGTAGCGGAAGAGGTGGGCATCGAAGGGCGTTGGGGTTACTTCGACCAGGCCGGCCAGATGCGCGACATGATCCAGAACCACCTGCTGCAGATCCTGACCATGATCGCCATGTCGCCGCCGGCGGATCTGACGACCGACCGCATCCGCGACGAGAAGGTGAAGGTGCTGCGCTCGCTGCGCCGCATCGATCAGACCAATGTCCGGGAAACCACCGTGCGCGGTCAGTACACCGCCGGCTTCGTCCAAGGCAAGAAAGTGCCGGGTTATCTGGAAGAGGAAGGGGCGAACAAGAGCAGCAGCACCGAAACCTTCGTCTCTATCCGCGTGGATATCGACAACTGGCAGTGGGCCGGCGTGCCGTTCTACCTGCGTACCGGTAAACGTCTGCCGACCAAATGTTCGGAGGTGGTGGTGTACTTCAAAAACCCGCCGCTTAACCTGTTCAGCGATTCTTACCAGCAGTTGCCGCAGAACAAGCTGACCATCCGCCTGCAGCCGGACGAAGGCATCGAAATTCAGGTGCTGAACAAGGTGCCGGGGCTGGATCACAAGCACCGCCTGCAGACTACCAAGCTGGACCTGAGCTTCTCGGAAACCTTCAACCAGGAGCACGTGGCGGACGCCTATGAGCGCCTGCTGCTGGAGACCATGCGCGGCATTCAGGCGCTGTTCGTGCGCCGCGATGAAGTGGAAGAAGCCTGGAAGTGGGTCGACTCCATCATGGACGCATGGAAAGCCGACAACGAGGCGCCTAAGCCTTACCAGGCGGGTACCTGGGGGCCGGTGGCGTCGGTGGCGATGATCACCCGCGACGGCCGCTCCTGGAACGAGTTCGAATAA
- the lpxM gene encoding lauroyl-Kdo(2)-lipid IV(A) myristoyltransferase (LpxM is lauroyl-Kdo(2)-lipid IV(A) myristoyltransferase, an enzyme characterized in Escherichia coli and involved in biosynthesis of the form of lipid A found in that species and some closely related species.): MQNEKKSNVEFIPQFQKAFLYPRYWGVWLGTGLMAGISLVPARLRDPVLGAVGKLAGKLAKGARRRARINLLYCLPELPESDREHIIDQMFACAPQSMVLMAELACTKPEKVLKRVRWHGEEVLDKIRAEGRNVIFLVPHGWAVDVPAMLMAARGQPMAAMFHNQRNQLIDYLWNAVRRKFGGRMHARNDGIKPFISSVRQGYWGYYLPDQDHGAEHSEFVDFFATYKATLPAVGRLMKVCRAAIVPLFPVYDGKTSMLDIYIREPMDDLAEADDPRIARRMNEEVENLVGPNPEQYTWILKLLKTRKEGEIEPYSRDDLYR; this comes from the coding sequence ATGCAAAACGAGAAGAAATCGAACGTAGAGTTCATTCCGCAGTTTCAAAAAGCCTTTTTATATCCGCGCTACTGGGGCGTGTGGTTGGGAACCGGTCTGATGGCCGGCATTTCGCTGGTGCCTGCGCGCCTGCGCGATCCGGTGCTGGGTGCGGTCGGCAAACTGGCCGGCAAGCTGGCGAAGGGCGCGCGCCGTCGTGCCCGCATCAACCTGCTGTATTGCTTGCCGGAATTGCCGGAAAGCGACCGTGAGCACATTATCGACCAGATGTTCGCCTGCGCGCCGCAGTCGATGGTGCTGATGGCGGAGCTGGCCTGCACCAAGCCCGAGAAAGTGCTCAAGCGCGTGCGTTGGCACGGTGAAGAGGTGTTGGACAAGATCCGGGCGGAAGGGCGCAACGTGATTTTCCTGGTGCCTCACGGCTGGGCGGTGGATGTGCCGGCGATGTTGATGGCCGCGCGCGGCCAACCGATGGCGGCGATGTTCCACAACCAGCGCAATCAGCTGATCGACTACCTGTGGAACGCCGTGCGTCGTAAATTCGGCGGCCGCATGCACGCGCGCAATGACGGCATCAAACCCTTTATCAGTTCAGTGCGCCAGGGGTATTGGGGTTATTATCTGCCCGATCAGGATCACGGCGCTGAGCACAGTGAGTTTGTCGACTTCTTTGCCACCTATAAAGCGACCTTGCCGGCGGTCGGGCGGCTGATGAAGGTATGCCGTGCGGCGATCGTGCCGTTGTTCCCGGTGTACGACGGCAAAACCAGCATGCTGGATATCTATATTCGCGAGCCGATGGACGATCTGGCCGAAGCCGATGACCCACGGATTGCCCGCCGTATGAATGAAGAAGTGGAAAACCTGGTGGGCCCGAACCCGGAGCAGTACACCTGGATCCTCAAACTGTTGAAGACGCGCAAAGAAGGGGAGATTGAACCCTACTCGCGCGACGATCTGTATCGTTAA
- the mepM gene encoding murein DD-endopeptidase MepM gives MQQIVRTIALAYNNLPRPHRVMLGSLTVVTLAVAVWRPFVYHPEHNPIAKSVELESSQMRSLLPEASEPIDVDQPTPDDEIPQDELDQKDAGDDGVHEYVVSTGDTLGSILTQYGIDMSDVTLLASQNRDLRNLKIGQQLSWTVNDAGDLQQLTWEVSRRETRTYDRVGNSFKESKEAQQGEWRNNVISGRVNGSFVSSAGDAGLSRNEINSVIKALQWQLDFRKLRKGDQFSVLMSREHFDGKKSQSQLLGVRLRTGGKDYYAIRAEDGKFYDRQGSGLARGFMRFPTMKQFRISSNFNPRRVNPVTGRVAPHKGVDFAMPVGTPVLAVGDGEVVIAKRSGAAGNYVAIRHGRQYTTRYMHLKKLLVKPGQKVKRGDRIALSGNTGRSTGPHLHFELWTGQQAVNPLTAKLPRSEGLGGKDRSDYLAQVKEVVPQLQLD, from the coding sequence GTGCAGCAGATAGTCCGAACTATCGCTCTGGCGTATAACAACCTGCCACGGCCCCACCGCGTCATGCTGGGGTCGCTGACAGTCGTCACATTGGCCGTCGCTGTTTGGCGGCCTTTTGTTTACCACCCAGAACACAACCCCATCGCCAAGAGCGTCGAGTTAGAATCCAGCCAGATGCGGTCATTGCTCCCTGAAGCCAGTGAACCGATAGATGTCGACCAACCCACCCCCGATGACGAAATCCCGCAGGATGAGCTGGACCAGAAGGATGCCGGCGATGATGGCGTGCATGAATATGTGGTTTCCACCGGTGACACCCTTGGCAGCATTCTGACGCAGTACGGCATCGATATGTCGGATGTCACCTTGCTGGCTTCGCAAAACCGCGATCTGCGCAATCTGAAGATCGGCCAACAGCTGTCGTGGACCGTGAACGACGCAGGCGATTTGCAGCAGTTGACCTGGGAGGTTTCCCGCCGCGAAACTCGCACCTATGATCGCGTCGGCAACAGCTTCAAGGAGTCAAAAGAGGCGCAGCAGGGCGAATGGCGCAACAACGTGATCAGCGGCCGGGTCAACGGCAGCTTCGTCAGCAGCGCCGGCGACGCCGGGCTGAGCCGTAACGAAATCAACTCGGTGATCAAGGCGTTGCAGTGGCAGCTCGATTTCCGCAAGCTGCGCAAAGGCGATCAGTTCTCCGTGCTGATGTCGCGTGAGCATTTCGACGGTAAGAAATCGCAAAGCCAGCTGTTGGGCGTGCGTTTGCGCACCGGCGGCAAGGATTACTATGCGATCCGCGCCGAAGACGGCAAATTCTACGATCGCCAAGGCTCTGGCCTGGCGCGCGGCTTCATGCGTTTCCCGACCATGAAACAGTTCCGCATCTCCTCCAACTTCAACCCGCGCCGCGTGAACCCGGTGACGGGCCGCGTGGCGCCGCACAAGGGCGTCGATTTCGCCATGCCGGTCGGCACGCCGGTGCTGGCGGTCGGTGACGGTGAGGTGGTGATCGCCAAACGCAGCGGCGCAGCGGGCAACTATGTGGCGATCCGCCACGGTCGTCAGTACACCACGCGCTATATGCACCTGAAAAAACTGTTGGTGAAACCAGGCCAGAAGGTGAAACGCGGCGATCGCATTGCGCTCTCCGGCAACACCGGCCGCTCCACCGGGCCGCATCTGCACTTTGAACTGTGGACCGGCCAACAGGCGGTGAACCCGCTGACGGCCAAACTGCCGCGTTCCGAAGGGCTGGGCGGCAAAGACCGCAGCGATTATCTGGCGCAGGTGAAGGAAGTGGTTCCTCAGCTGCAGTTGGATTAA
- the znuB gene encoding zinc ABC transporter permease subunit ZnuB, producing the protein MIELLLPGWLAGVLLASAAGPLGSFVVWRRMSYFGDTLAHASLLGVAFGLLLDINPFYAVIAITLLLALALVWLERRPQLSVDTLLGILAHSALSLGLVVVALMSNVRVDLMAYLFGDLLSVTLSDIVMIAGGVAVVLLVLWWQWRDLLSMTISPELAHVDGVNLARARTVLMLVTALTIGLAMKFVGALIITSLLIIPAATARRFARTPEQMAGVAVLLGMVAVTGGLAFSAFYDTPAGPSVVLCAAVLFTLSLFKKQQA; encoded by the coding sequence ATGATCGAATTGTTACTTCCCGGCTGGCTGGCCGGGGTGTTGCTGGCTAGCGCCGCCGGGCCGCTGGGCTCCTTTGTGGTTTGGCGCCGCATGTCCTACTTCGGTGATACCCTGGCGCACGCCTCGCTGCTCGGCGTCGCCTTTGGTCTGCTGCTGGACATCAATCCTTTCTATGCGGTGATCGCCATTACGCTGCTGCTGGCTCTGGCCTTGGTGTGGCTGGAACGCCGCCCGCAACTTTCGGTGGATACCCTGCTCGGCATTCTGGCCCACAGCGCCCTGTCGCTGGGTCTGGTGGTGGTGGCGTTGATGTCCAACGTGCGGGTCGATCTGATGGCCTACCTGTTCGGCGATCTGCTGTCGGTCACGCTGAGCGACATCGTGATGATCGCCGGCGGCGTCGCCGTGGTGCTGTTGGTGCTGTGGTGGCAATGGCGAGATCTGCTGTCGATGACCATCAGCCCGGAGCTGGCGCACGTCGACGGCGTCAATTTGGCGCGGGCACGTACCGTGCTGATGCTGGTCACCGCGTTGACCATCGGCCTGGCGATGAAATTCGTCGGCGCGCTGATCATCACCTCACTGCTGATCATTCCGGCGGCCACCGCTCGCCGCTTCGCGCGCACGCCGGAGCAGATGGCGGGCGTCGCGGTACTGCTCGGCATGGTGGCGGTTACCGGCGGCCTGGCCTTCTCGGCATTTTACGATACGCCGGCCGGCCCTTCGGTGG
- a CDS encoding MurR/RpiR family transcriptional regulator translates to MNTLDKIQSHLERLSKSERKVAEVILASPQTAIHSSIATLARMADVSEPTVNRFCRRLDTKGFPDFKLHLAQSLANGTPYVNRNVEEDDSVDSYTSKIFESVMASLDTVKANLDIAAINRAVDLLTQAKKISFFGLGASAAVAHDAMNKFFRFNIPVVYFDDIVMQRMSCMNSSEGDVVVLISHTGRTKNLVEMAHLARENDATVLAITSRDTPLAQAATLALLLDVPEDTDVYMPMVSRIAQLTLIDVLATGFTLRRGAKFRDNLKRVKEALKESRFDKGVVIPNSFDS, encoded by the coding sequence ATGAATACGCTGGACAAAATCCAGAGCCATCTGGAACGCCTGAGCAAATCTGAAAGGAAAGTCGCCGAGGTGATCCTGGCCTCCCCGCAGACCGCCATTCACTCCAGCATCGCCACGCTGGCGCGCATGGCCGACGTCAGCGAACCTACCGTCAACCGCTTTTGCCGCCGCCTTGATACCAAAGGCTTTCCCGATTTCAAACTGCATCTCGCCCAAAGCCTGGCTAACGGCACGCCCTACGTAAACCGTAACGTTGAGGAAGATGACAGCGTCGATTCCTATACCAGCAAGATCTTCGAATCGGTAATGGCCAGCCTGGATACAGTAAAGGCAAATTTGGATATTGCCGCAATCAATCGTGCGGTTGACCTGCTCACCCAGGCAAAAAAGATCTCTTTCTTCGGGCTGGGCGCCTCCGCGGCAGTGGCGCACGATGCGATGAACAAATTTTTCCGCTTCAACATTCCGGTGGTCTACTTTGATGACATCGTCATGCAGCGCATGAGCTGCATGAACTCCAGCGAAGGCGACGTGGTGGTGCTGATCTCACACACCGGCCGCACCAAGAATCTGGTGGAGATGGCCCACCTGGCGCGGGAGAACGACGCCACGGTACTGGCTATCACCTCGCGCGACACCCCGCTCGCCCAGGCGGCGACCCTGGCCCTGCTGCTCGACGTGCCCGAAGACACCGACGTTTACATGCCGATGGTGTCGCGGATCGCGCAATTAACGCTCATTGACGTGCTTGCCACCGGATTTACCTTGCGCCGAGGGGCTAAATTCAGAGATAACTTGAAGCGGGTCAAAGAAGCGCTCAAAGAATCGCGCTTTGATAAAGGCGTGGTCATTCCCAACAGTTTTGATTCGTGA
- the pyk gene encoding pyruvate kinase, whose amino-acid sequence MSRRLRRTKIVTTLGPATDRDNNLEKIIAAGANVVRLNFSHGSPEDHQARADKVREIAAKLGRHVAILGDLQGPKIRVSTFKEGKIFLNVGDKFLLDANLSKGEGDKEKVGIDYKGLPADVVPGDVLLLDDGRVQLKVLEVQGMKVFTEVTVGGPLSNNKGINKLGGGLSAEALTEKDKADIVTAAKIGVDYLAVSFPRTGEDLNYARRLARDAGCNAKIVSKVERAEAVCTDEAMDDIILASDVVMVARGDLGVEIGDPELVGIQKKLIRRARTLNRAVITATQMMESMITNPMPTRAEVMDVANAVLDGTDAVMLSAETAAGQYPAETVAAMARVCLGAEKIPSINVSKHRLDVQFDNIEEAIAMSSMYAANHLKGVTALIAMTESGRTALMMSRISSGLPIFAMSRHEHTLNLTALYRGVTPVYFDSHKDGVIAANEAVNRLRDKGFLVSGDLVIVTQGDVMETVGTTNTSRILRVE is encoded by the coding sequence ATGTCCAGACGGCTCAGAAGAACCAAAATCGTTACCACCCTGGGTCCGGCTACAGACCGCGACAATAATCTGGAAAAGATCATTGCCGCCGGTGCCAACGTAGTTCGGCTTAACTTCTCCCACGGCAGCCCGGAAGATCACCAGGCTCGCGCTGACAAAGTGCGCGAAATCGCTGCTAAACTGGGGCGTCACGTCGCTATCCTCGGCGATCTGCAAGGGCCGAAAATTCGCGTCTCCACCTTCAAGGAAGGCAAAATCTTCCTCAACGTGGGCGATAAATTCCTGCTGGACGCCAACCTGTCAAAAGGCGAAGGCGATAAAGAAAAAGTCGGTATCGACTATAAAGGCCTGCCAGCCGACGTGGTGCCGGGCGACGTCCTGCTGCTCGATGACGGCCGCGTTCAGCTGAAAGTGCTCGAAGTTCAGGGCATGAAAGTGTTTACCGAAGTGACCGTCGGCGGCCCGCTGTCCAACAACAAGGGCATCAACAAACTCGGCGGTGGCCTGTCGGCCGAAGCCCTGACAGAAAAAGACAAGGCGGACATCGTGACCGCCGCCAAGATTGGCGTCGACTACCTGGCGGTCTCCTTCCCGCGTACCGGTGAAGATCTGAACTATGCCCGCCGCCTGGCGCGCGATGCCGGCTGCAACGCCAAGATCGTGTCCAAGGTTGAGCGCGCCGAAGCAGTTTGCACCGACGAAGCGATGGACGACATTATTCTGGCCTCCGACGTGGTGATGGTCGCCCGTGGCGACCTGGGCGTCGAAATCGGCGATCCGGAACTGGTCGGCATTCAGAAGAAACTGATCCGCCGCGCCCGCACCCTGAACCGCGCAGTGATCACCGCGACCCAGATGATGGAGTCGATGATCACCAACCCGATGCCGACCCGCGCCGAAGTCATGGACGTGGCCAACGCCGTGCTGGACGGCACCGACGCCGTCATGCTGTCGGCGGAAACCGCCGCTGGCCAATACCCGGCGGAAACCGTGGCGGCGATGGCGCGCGTTTGTCTGGGCGCCGAGAAGATCCCGAGCATCAACGTTTCCAAACACCGCCTGGACGTACAGTTCGACAACATCGAAGAGGCGATCGCCATGTCTTCGATGTATGCCGCCAACCACCTGAAAGGCGTCACCGCGCTGATCGCCATGACCGAATCCGGCCGCACTGCGCTGATGATGTCGCGCATCAGCTCCGGCCTGCCGATCTTCGCCATGTCGCGGCATGAGCACACGCTTAACCTGACCGCGCTGTATCGCGGCGTGACGCCGGTATATTTCGACAGCCACAAAGACGGCGTGATCGCCGCCAATGAAGCCGTCAATCGCCTGCGTGACAAAGGCTTCCTGGTCTCCGGCGATCTGGTGATCGTCACCCAGGGCGACGTGATGGAAACCGTCGGCACCACCAATACCAGCCGTATTCTGCGCGTCGAGTAA
- the znuA gene encoding zinc ABC transporter substrate-binding protein ZnuA gives MAKKNKWLQRTLLASALLMAGPLSSASAAVVTSIRPLGFIASAIADGVTPTEVLLPDGASPHDFALRPSDIQRLRSADLVLWVGPDMEAFLNKALVPISATRKLAISELPAVKPLLMKGEEDDDHEHAGEAHNHADDDHGHHHGEYNMHVWLSPEIAKVTAIAIHDRLLELMPQNKDKLDANLRQFENLLTQTDKNVGNMLTPVQGKGYFVFHDAYGYFEKHYGLSPLGHFTVNPEIQPGAQRLHQIRTQLVEQKAVCVFAEPQFRPAVINAVAKGTKVRSGTLDPLGTGIALGKDSYGKFLTQLSNQYVSCLK, from the coding sequence ATGGCAAAGAAAAATAAATGGCTGCAGCGCACGCTGCTGGCCAGCGCACTGTTGATGGCCGGCCCGCTGAGCAGCGCTTCCGCTGCGGTGGTGACCTCGATTCGCCCCTTAGGCTTTATCGCTTCGGCGATCGCCGACGGCGTGACGCCGACCGAGGTGTTGCTGCCGGACGGCGCTTCGCCGCACGATTTTGCGTTGCGTCCTTCCGATATCCAACGCTTGCGTTCCGCTGACCTGGTGTTGTGGGTCGGGCCGGACATGGAAGCGTTCTTGAACAAGGCGCTGGTGCCGATCTCGGCGACCCGAAAGCTGGCTATCAGCGAACTGCCGGCGGTGAAGCCGCTGCTGATGAAAGGCGAAGAGGACGACGATCATGAACATGCAGGCGAAGCGCATAACCATGCCGATGACGATCATGGGCATCATCACGGCGAGTACAATATGCACGTTTGGCTGTCGCCGGAGATAGCAAAAGTGACCGCGATCGCGATTCACGACAGATTGTTGGAACTTATGCCGCAAAATAAGGACAAATTAGACGCAAACCTGCGCCAGTTCGAGAATCTGCTGACGCAAACTGACAAAAATGTTGGTAACATGCTTACGCCTGTGCAAGGTAAGGGTTATTTTGTTTTTCATGATGCTTACGGCTACTTTGAAAAACACTACGGTTTGAGTCCGCTGGGCCATTTCACCGTCAATCCCGAAATTCAGCCTGGAGCACAGCGCCTACACCAAATTCGAACACAGTTGGTTGAGCAGAAAGCGGTATGCGTTTTTGCTGAGCCACAATTCAGGCCGGCCGTAATCAATGCCGTCGCCAAGGGTACCAAAGTGCGTTCCGGAACGCTGGACCCGCTGGGCACCGGCATCGCGCTGGGGAAGGACAGCTACGGGAAATTCCTGACACAGTTGTCAAACCAGTACGTGAGCTGCCTGAAGTAA